Proteins from one Apis cerana isolate GH-2021 linkage group LG11, AcerK_1.0, whole genome shotgun sequence genomic window:
- the LOC107994529 gene encoding neuronal PAS domain-containing protein 4 isoform X2: protein MALVCVFLRKANYFQQALKNCPSDSSNIPTPNIGFSKAMSGFIMMMTQQGKLLYISENAAEYLGHSMEDLLIHGDSVYDVIDKQDHMVVQNQLSRNSPIPSDRRLFLCRINVSRNSRRQLRFGDQKVVLVEGHFLPFVPVCNRNEFVFLASCTPVVLPETRESIVQGATNIFTTIHSMDMKYLHIDKTAESHLEYTRNELVNMSWYNLLHWDSIRTAYCKHQTVIQSDQERSATALLRLQNRSGRWFWVHCVLQVKDTSEECQHPIIVCTNQVLSDREAEVMRSSSWLYQYSSQTKFTYTICSGNQNRGVPYATGSQSNQQQDYTRSLSHAHNNDTQHSPDIRNSEQDLHNSSKPQLKDYATRNLREDAEPVDMSISSSEHENRNVHVNVQHSHYALGQFTDRYKTHHKNSLNLSGYRAKFIQCHNQYNVDTLSPKYYITDLDKEYCCNDRNNSHKRLSGKTLSTSTATGSTTDPSELSMEHWNSSPVWSDTLQRVPDVVHQELSPYVATPTTPVDTPDSELHAETPIFNFDWATEQHVPNLKITFRSSNQGLRKVQDVQPITLQLPRKKSQSMNDSKDFPK, encoded by the exons ATGGCCTTGGTCTGCGTATTTCTTCGAAAAGCCAATTACTTTCAACAAG CCTTGAAAAACTGTCCGTCCGACTCTTCGAATATCCCGACCCCTAACATTGGATTTTCAAAA GCCATGTCCGGATTTATAATGATGATGACCCAGCAAGGAAAACTGTTGTATATATCGGAAAATGCGGCGGAATATCTTGGACACTCTATG gAGGATTTGCTTATTCACGGGGATAGTGTTTACGACGTAATAGACAAACAAGATCACATGGTTGTACAAAATCAATTATCTAGAAATAGTCCTATTCCAAGCGATAGAAGATTGTTTCTTTGCCGGATCAACGTATCCAGGAATTCACGGAGGCAACTTCGTTTTGGTGATCAAaag gtgGTTTTAGTTGAAGGCCATTTTTTACCTTTCGTTCCGGTTTGTAATCGAAATGAGTTTGTTTTCCTTGCTTCATGTACACCCGTTGTTTTAccagaaacgagagaaagtaTTGTGCAGGGcgcaacaaatattttcactaCCATTCATTCTATGGATATGAAATATCTTCATATCGATAaaac ggcTGAAAGTCATTTGGAATATACTCGTAATGAATTAGTAAACATGTCatggtataatttattacattggGATTCGATACGAACAGCATATTGCAAACATCAAACtg TTATTCAATCTGATCAAGAACGATCTGCAACTGCATTATTGAGACTGCAAAATCGTTCCGGACGATGGTTCTGGGTACACTGTGTTTTACAAGTCAAAGATACTTCCGAAGAATGTCAACATCCTATCATTGTATGTACGAATCAAGTTTTGAG tgATAGAGAAGCGGAAGTAATGCGTTCAAGTTCCTGGTTGTACCAGTATTCATCTCAAACTAAATTTACTTACACCATCTGCTCCGGGAATCAAAACCGCGGTGTGCCATATGCTACTGGGAGCCAAAGTAATCAGCAGCAAGATTACACTCGTTCCTTATCCCACGCACATAATAATGACACGCAACACTCTCCTGATATACGAAATTCTGAACAAGATTTGCACAATTCATCGAAACCACAATTAAAGGATTATGCAACAAGAAATCTACGAGAAGATGCAGAACCAGTTGATATGTCGATTAGCAGTAGCGAACATGAGAATAGAAATGTACATGTAAATGTACAACATAGCCATTATGCACTTGGTCAATTTACAGATAGGTACAAAACCCaccataaaaattcattaaatttgagCGGTTATCgtgcaaaatttattcaatgtcACAATCAATATAATGTGGATACATTGTCGCCTAAGTATTATATCACAGACTTAGATAAAGAATATTGTTGTAACGATAGAAATAACAGTCATAAAAGACTTTCGGGTAAGACATTGTCAACATCCACAGCGACGGGATCGACAACTGATCCTTCTGAATTATCTATGGAACATTGGAACTCGAGTCCAGTTTGGTCAGATACTCTGCAAAGGGTACCAGATGTTGTTCATCAAGAACTTAGTCCATATGTAGCTACACCAACTACACCGGTTGACACTCCAGATTCCGAACTACATGCAGAAAcaccaatttttaattttgattgggCGACAGAACAGCATGTGCCCAATTTGAAGATTACATTTCGTAGTTCAAATCAGGGGCTTAGGAAAGTTCAAGATGTTCAACCAATCACGTTACAGTTACCACGGAAAAAGAGCCAGTCAATGAATGATTCTAAAGACTTTCCTAAATAA
- the LOC107994526 gene encoding U6 snRNA phosphodiesterase 1 isoform X2, whose translation MSGLDLLSIYMSDSEDDEINDKNKFNENFKRLPLPGSIISWKGVPHHEEVYDDPSQHDGRVRSFKHERDEPSEAIFSWIFSVLEEINIKCNIFSEQFHISLTKTLILKFHWIESFIKETKKLCEQTDQFDLKLLNVKAYTNEENTRTFLGIECVDCNGVLACFVENINKFLAEYDLPPFYEDSSYHISFLWCLGNEFVVLNNYTHSLTTKLNQFLLEHSEERYIHITKIHLKIGNKLYAFKLK comes from the exons atgtcaggtttagatttattaagtatatatatgtctGATTCTGAAGatgatgaaattaatgataagaataaatttaacgaaaattttaaacg ATTACCTTTACCTGGAAGTATTATATCATGGAAAGGTGTTCCTCATCATGAAGAAGTATATGATGATCCATCGCAACATGATGGAAGAGTAAGAAGCTTTAAACATGAACGTG atgAACCTAGTGAAGCTATATTTTCATGGATATTTTCAgttttagaagaaataaatattaaatgtaatatattttctgaacAATTTCACATTAGTCTAACAAAaactttaattctaaaatttcattggaTTGAATCCTTCATAAAAGAAACTAAGAAATTATGTGAGCAGACAGATCAATTTGATTTGAAGCTTTTAAATGTAAAGGCATATActaatgaagaaaatactcGTACATTTCTTGGAATAGAATGTGTTGATTGTAATGGAGTTCTTGCTTgttttgtagaaaatattaacaagTTTCTTGCTGAATATGATTTACCACCTTTTTATGAA GATTCTTCCTATCATATAAGTTTCTTATGGTGTCTTGGCAATGAATTtgtagttttaaataattatacacatTCTTTGACtactaaattaaatcaatttttgcttGAACATTCAGAAGAaagatacatacatattactaaaataCATCTTAAGattggaaataaattgtatgcatttaaattaaaataa
- the LOC107994541 gene encoding centrosome-associated zinc finger protein Cp190 yields MEPTNQEKQLPSRGLKQVKVDNWGTFFLQRLQQLYFEEELLDLTIKFPTSDITVQAHRLVITTCTDYFMQLEREQKEKDENFDGIIIMPPDMPYECVKSIISFMYTGQLEYWTSEQHALYRTAQKMNMTVLTKLLDAQFNTAPLQNEQSMKCNTRSVIAVSKPSTPSTKPTITSTPSGFSNQPLPGRKLPIWKRKLDTSQNMSSLNYEMRTFHGMPSTNRPTEVTPGPSRFDLPEAEEFALGVFSSFDDITYNTKPIVQAPDKYKRDNSPSGKCSPDRESKNDTTEDEEDESHSNEKGLKEMNSDDDWSVTRSFQRGQDAQPSPSKRVRFDLEEKENMEKGKSSYRTNSEDAINNHAKIIREVLKKYPHLVKNNKNIRLKIMQKEAKSSDSNSANKTKVSYVVLKSDHLMSSNNSDETESKSNGSVDGGETGPWKCNKCDLEEEYTNYYMYRRHMQDVHEEKFDPRVCEHCGYKATKRNILMYHLYTKHNVPPPKSMCFPKCQACSYVALSETLLVRHQINHNHRPTSRQHSSTVEEIQCMQCSQTFKDVTELTTHEINTGHGNLSDGKEKGHRCTHCGKVFVRATNLQVHLDCVHKDLRDSDTSTVSIPPISLEPSSEAEALSHVASGIAASLGVGDGVPSESQEVTSNVSEYMVPEMQLNNISHEMTYNTHDIDGQHMIMLIDNEQYQQQETEQQQQPQQLNISDNEQIVMQGTEDGMIVYIHGNEEVERQTYENYHSEELTEETEEIVEEVVEEVEEKVMDEDMQVEQSEILEECSSDQVEEVIQYVEEQTEIVEYDEQCSEQSNSVGEPQESVMIIEEEHVEGEQDVEKNDTQNKTRSFAEWDEDSRELAES; encoded by the exons ATGGAACCAACAAACCAGGAAAAACAACTTCCTTCACGAGGATTAAAACAAGTAAAAGTAGATAACTGGGGAACTTTCTTTCTTCAGAGATTACAACAGCtttattttgaagaagaatTACTTGATCTTACAATCAAATTTCCCACTAGTGATATAACTGTTCAG gcTCATCGTTTAGTAATAACAACATGCACAGATTATTTTATGCAACTTGAACgtgaacaaaaagaaaaggatgaaaattttgatggaATAATCATTATGCCACCAGATATGCCATATGAATgtgtaaaatcaattataag cTTTATGTACACTGGTCAGTTAGAATATTGGACTTCAGAGCAACATGCTTTGTATCGTACAGCACAGAAAATGAACATGACAGTTTTAACTAAATTACTTGATGCACAATTTAATACTGCTCCTTTACAAAATGAACAATCAATGAAGTGTAATACACGATCAGTTATAGCAGTTTCAAAGCCTTCAACACCTAGCACAAAACCAACAATTACTTCCACTCCATCAGGATTTTCAAATCAACCATTACCAGGTAGAAA acTTCctatttggaaaagaaaattagatacATCACAAAATATGTCATCACTTAATTATGAAATGCGAACATTCCATGGAATGCCATCAACAAATAGACCTACAGAAGTAACTCCTGGACCTTCTCGATTTGATCTCCCTGAAGCTGAAGAATTTGCACTTGGAGTGTTTTCATCATTTGatgatattacatataatacaaaacCTATTGTCCAAGCACCggacaaatataaaagagataatTCACCTAGTGGCAAATGTTCTCCAGATAGAGAAAGTAAAAACGATACAACTGAAGACGAGGAAGATGAAAGTCATTCAAATGAAAAAggtttaaaagaaatgaattcgGATGATGATTGGTCCGTGACTAGATCTTTCCAAAGAGGTCAGGATGCACAACCTTCGCCATCTAAGAGAGTACGATTTGatctcgaagaaaaagaaaatatggagAAAGGAAAATCATCTTACAGAACAAATTCAGAAGatgcaataaataatcatgcaaaaattattcgagaagtattgaaaaaatatcctcatttagtaaaaaataataaaaacatacgtTTGAAAATCATGCAAAAAGAAGCTAAGTCTTCGGACAGTAATTCagcaaataaaacaaaagtttCTTATGTAGTTTTAAAATCTGATCATTTAATGTCAAGTAATAATAGTGATGAAACTGAATCAAAGAGTAATGGAAGTGTGGATGGTGGCGAAACTGGTCCTTGGAAATGTAACAAATGTGATTTAGAAGAggaatatacaaattattatatgtatagaaGGCACATGCAAGATGTacatgaagaaaaattcgatccgCGAGTTTGTGAACACTGTGGCTATAAAGCAactaaacgaaatattttaatgtatcatCTTTACACGAAACACAACGTACCTCCTCCAAAGAGTATGTGTTTCCCGAAATGTCAAGCATGTTCTTATGTGGCACTTTCGGAGACATTATTGGTAAGACATCAAATCAATCATAATCATCGACCAACATCGCGTCAACATTCGTCAACAGTTGAGGAAATTCAATGCATGCAGTGTTCACAGACGTTCAAAGATGTTACTGAATTAACAACTCATGAAATTAACACAGGCCATGGAAATTTGTCAGATGGTAAAGAAAAAGGTCATCGTTGTACTCATTGTGGTAAAGTTTTCGTACGAGCTACCAATTTACAAGTTCATCTCGATTGCGTGCATAAGGATTTGCGGGATTCTGATACATCGACAGTATCCATACCACCAATTTCTTTAGAGCCTTCTTCAGAAGCAGAAGCTTTGAGTCATGTAGCTAGTGGTATAGCAGCTTCCTTAGGCGTTGGAGACGGTGTTCCGTCGGAATCACAGGAAGTGACTTCAAATGTATCGGAATATATGGTACCAGAAATGCAGTTAAACAATATTTCGCACGAAATGACTTATAATACACATGATATTGATGGGCAACATATGATCATGCTTATTGATAATGAACAATATCAGCAACAAGAGACTGAACAGCAACAACAGCcacaacaattaaatattagcgATAATGAGCAGATTGTAATGCAAGGCACGGAAGATGGAATGATCGTTTATATTCATGGAAATGAAGAAGTAGAACGACAAACGTATGAGAATTATCATTCAGAAGAACTCACTGAAGAGACTGAGGAGATAGTAGAAGAAGTAGTTGAAGAAGTTGAAGAAAAAGTGATGGATGAAGATATGCAAGTTGAGCAATCtgaaatattagaagaatGCAGTTCTGATCAAGTAGAAGAAGTTATACAATATGTAGAAGAACAGACAGAAATAGTGGAATATGATGAGCAATGTAGCGAACAGAGTAACAGTGTAGGAGAACCTCAGGAATCGGTTATGATAATTGAAGAAGAACATGTCGAGGGAGAGCAAGATgtggaaaaaaatgatacgCAAAATAAAACGAGAAGCTTTGCTGAATGGGACGAGGATAGCAGAGAATTAGctgaatcataa
- the LOC107994531 gene encoding zinc finger CCHC-type and RNA-binding motif-containing protein 1: MSGGVVPSKSTVYISNLPFSLTNNDIHQLLQNYGKIVKVTVMKDKITRRSRGVAFVLFLTPEDAITCAKNLNNTEIGGRTVRSSIAVDNGRSTEFIRRRDYPDKSQCYECGEEGHLSYNCKNNTLGPRNPPLKKIRIRKKHKINNHNINDFKNSDNESAEDNWDEEVETLSAAIALEQRQKELENNQRLRNKDYEEENRSVKKSGKRYKKNQYFSDEEDFSE; the protein is encoded by the exons atgagtgGTGGAGTGGTACCTAGTAAATCAActgtttatatttcaaatttacctTTTTCGTTAACGAATAATGATATACATCaacttttacaaaattatggaaaaattgtaaa AGTGACAgtaatgaaagataaaataacaagAAGGAGTCGTGGAGTTgcatttgtattatttcttaCTCCAGAAGATGCTATTACTTgtgctaaaaatttaaataacacagAG ataGGTGGTCGTACAGTAAGAAGTTCTATAGCAGTAGATAATGGAAGGAGCACTGAATTTATACGTCGAAGAGATTATCCAGATAAATCTCAATGTTATGAATGTGGAGAAGAAGGTCATTTgtcatataattgtaaaaacaatACATTAGGGCCAAGAAATCCACCcttaaaaaagattcgaatcagaaaaaaacataaaattaataatcataatataaatgattttaaaaatagtgatAATGAATCAGCAGAAGATAATTGGGATGAAGAAGTAGAAACATTAAGTGCTGCTATTGCATTAGAG caaagacaaaaagaattagaaaataaccAAAGATTAAGGAATAAAGACTATGAAGAGGAAAATCGATCAGTTAAAAAATCTggcaaaagatataaaaaaaatcaatattttagtGATGAAGAAGATTTtagtgaataa
- the LOC107994528 gene encoding D-glucuronyl C5-epimerase B: protein MMRLNFKTVLLVIVVAVLSSILTSWNNCGSPSFFKNTDWKSKFQHKDRLNLETGYQEIDCHINGDYSIGCRKEGDEVYIPFSFIHKYFEIYGKLATYDGLERFEWLHSYSKIVNPKGKYDPRGVFMTFENYNVEVRERVKCISGNDGVPISTQWESQGYYYPTQIAQFGLSHYSKNLTEPEPHRKIIEDSDKVKREWIIPQGSIASRIFDKYANSYVMKFATPETSTSGITLKLDHVLDFVLKWDFNIKDNGSIMITLQSRERKEIYYLHYITSNIVLHTYNNHVYYGIGQINHQWRRFTRDLVIDLQKGLYLNDKNKKKMSRSKLKIVKITLYGSGMIDNVTLSTSEHMEQFYDAARWFVSNQNITSGGWANPVRRKVATGMATLEPGWYSSMGQGHAISVLARAYYHSGEEKYLQAAVRGLQPFKLSSNKGGVAAVFLNKYVWYEEYPTTPSSFILNGFIYSLIGLYDLKSIATGKDAEEASRLFNQGMTSLKNMLTLYDTGSGTTYDLRHFTLKTAPNLARWDYHSTHINQLLLLNSIDNDSIFTTTAERWIGYMNGKRAAHN from the exons ATGATGAGGTTGAATTTCAAAACAGTATTACTTGTAATAGTAGTTGCAGTGTTAAGTTCAATATTAACATCTTGGAACAATTGTGGTAGtccatcattttttaaaaatactgattggaaatcaaaatttcaacataaa gatCGATTAAACTTAGAAACTGGATATCAAGAAATAGATTGTCACATAAATGGTGATTATTCTATTGGATGTCGTAAGGAAGGAGATGAAGTTTATATACCATTctcatttattcataaatactttgag atttatggAAAGCTAGCTACCTATGATGGTTTAGAAAGATTTGAATGGCTGCATAGTTACTCCAAGATTGTTAATCCTAAAGGAAAATATGATCCTAGAGGTGTGTTTATGACCTTTGAGAATTATAATGTTGAAGTTCGAGAACGTGTCAAATGCATCAGTGGAAATGATGGAGTACCAATATCTACTCAATGGGAGAGTCAAGGATACTATTACCCTACTCAAATTGCTCAATTTGGATTATCAcattatagtaaaaatttaacagaaCCAGAGCCTCACAGAAAGATAATTGAAGATTCAGATAAAGTTAAAAGAGAATGGATTATACCTCAAGGATCTATTGCATctagaatatttgataaatatgctAATAGTTATGTAATGAAATTTGCAACACCAGAAACAAGTACTTCTGGTATCACTTTAAAATTAGATCATGTGCtagattttgtattaaaatgggattttaatattaaagacaATGGAAGTATCATGATTACATTGCAAtctagagaaagaaaagaaatatattatcttcattATATTACTAGTAATATAGTATTACATACTTATAACAATCATGTTTATTATGGAATTGGTCAAATTAATCATCAGTGGAGAAGATTCACTAGAGACTTAGTTATAGATCTACAAAAaggtttatatttaaatgataaaaataaaaagaaaatgtctCGTTCAAAATTGaag ATTGTGAAGATAACATTATATGGATCTGGAATGATTGATAATGTAACATTATCTACAAGTGAACATATGGAACAATTTTATGATGCAGCTAGATGGTTTGTTAGTAATCAGAATATTACTTCTGGTGGTTGGGCAAATCCTGTACGAAGAAAAGTAGCTACTGGAATGGCTACTCTTGAACCTGGATg gTATTCTAGTATGGGTCAAGGCCATGCAATTTCTGTACTAGCAAGAGCATATTATCATTCtggtgaagaaaaatatttacaagctGCTGTTAGAGGTCTTCAaccttttaaattatcatctaATAAAGGAGGAGTAGCTgcagtatttttaaataaatatgtgtgGTATGAAGAATATCCTACAACACCTTCTTCGTTTATACTTAatggatttatttattctttaattggtttatatgatttaaaaagcaTAGCAACAGGTAAAGATGCGGAAGAAGCATCTCGCCTTTTTAATCAGGGTATGACATCCCTGAAAAACATGTTAACATTATATGATACAGGTTCTGGTACTACATATGATTTACgtcattttacattaaaaactgCTCCAAATTTAGCTAGATGGGATTATCATTCTACTCATATTAATcaacttcttcttttaaattcaattgacAATGATTCGATTTTTACTACTACTGCAGAACGTTGGATAGGTTACATGAATGGTAAGAGAGCTGcacataattga
- the LOC107994526 gene encoding U6 snRNA phosphodiesterase 1 isoform X1 — protein MSGLDLLSIYMSDSEDDEINDKNKFNENFKRLPLPGSIISWKGVPHHEEVYDDPSQHDGRVRSFKHERGNWATLIYINYEPSEAIFSWIFSVLEEINIKCNIFSEQFHISLTKTLILKFHWIESFIKETKKLCEQTDQFDLKLLNVKAYTNEENTRTFLGIECVDCNGVLACFVENINKFLAEYDLPPFYEDSSYHISFLWCLGNEFVVLNNYTHSLTTKLNQFLLEHSEERYIHITKIHLKIGNKLYAFKLK, from the exons atgtcaggtttagatttattaagtatatatatgtctGATTCTGAAGatgatgaaattaatgataagaataaatttaacgaaaattttaaacg ATTACCTTTACCTGGAAGTATTATATCATGGAAAGGTGTTCCTCATCATGAAGAAGTATATGATGATCCATCGCAACATGATGGAAGAGTAAGAAGCTTTAAACATGAACGTGGTAACTGGGctactttaatttatattaatt atgAACCTAGTGAAGCTATATTTTCATGGATATTTTCAgttttagaagaaataaatattaaatgtaatatattttctgaacAATTTCACATTAGTCTAACAAAaactttaattctaaaatttcattggaTTGAATCCTTCATAAAAGAAACTAAGAAATTATGTGAGCAGACAGATCAATTTGATTTGAAGCTTTTAAATGTAAAGGCATATActaatgaagaaaatactcGTACATTTCTTGGAATAGAATGTGTTGATTGTAATGGAGTTCTTGCTTgttttgtagaaaatattaacaagTTTCTTGCTGAATATGATTTACCACCTTTTTATGAA GATTCTTCCTATCATATAAGTTTCTTATGGTGTCTTGGCAATGAATTtgtagttttaaataattatacacatTCTTTGACtactaaattaaatcaatttttgcttGAACATTCAGAAGAaagatacatacatattactaaaataCATCTTAAGattggaaataaattgtatgcatttaaattaaaataa
- the LOC107994529 gene encoding PAS domain-containing protein cky-1 isoform X1: MFNRIDASKSTKGASKLRRDLINAEIANLRDLLPLPPSTRQRLSQLQLMALVCVFLRKANYFQQALKNCPSDSSNIPTPNIGFSKAMSGFIMMMTQQGKLLYISENAAEYLGHSMEDLLIHGDSVYDVIDKQDHMVVQNQLSRNSPIPSDRRLFLCRINVSRNSRRQLRFGDQKVVLVEGHFLPFVPVCNRNEFVFLASCTPVVLPETRESIVQGATNIFTTIHSMDMKYLHIDKTAESHLEYTRNELVNMSWYNLLHWDSIRTAYCKHQTVIQSDQERSATALLRLQNRSGRWFWVHCVLQVKDTSEECQHPIIVCTNQVLSDREAEVMRSSSWLYQYSSQTKFTYTICSGNQNRGVPYATGSQSNQQQDYTRSLSHAHNNDTQHSPDIRNSEQDLHNSSKPQLKDYATRNLREDAEPVDMSISSSEHENRNVHVNVQHSHYALGQFTDRYKTHHKNSLNLSGYRAKFIQCHNQYNVDTLSPKYYITDLDKEYCCNDRNNSHKRLSGKTLSTSTATGSTTDPSELSMEHWNSSPVWSDTLQRVPDVVHQELSPYVATPTTPVDTPDSELHAETPIFNFDWATEQHVPNLKITFRSSNQGLRKVQDVQPITLQLPRKKSQSMNDSKDFPK, encoded by the exons ATGTTCAATCG GATAGATGCGAGCAAATCAACGAAAGGTGCCAGCAAACTTCGAAGGGACCTGATAAATGCCGAAATTGCCAACTTACGTGATTTACTGCCATTACCGCCCTCAACCCGTCAGAGACTTTCCCAACTACAGCTTATGGCCTTGGTCTGCGTATTTCTTCGAAAAGCCAATTACTTTCAACAAG CCTTGAAAAACTGTCCGTCCGACTCTTCGAATATCCCGACCCCTAACATTGGATTTTCAAAA GCCATGTCCGGATTTATAATGATGATGACCCAGCAAGGAAAACTGTTGTATATATCGGAAAATGCGGCGGAATATCTTGGACACTCTATG gAGGATTTGCTTATTCACGGGGATAGTGTTTACGACGTAATAGACAAACAAGATCACATGGTTGTACAAAATCAATTATCTAGAAATAGTCCTATTCCAAGCGATAGAAGATTGTTTCTTTGCCGGATCAACGTATCCAGGAATTCACGGAGGCAACTTCGTTTTGGTGATCAAaag gtgGTTTTAGTTGAAGGCCATTTTTTACCTTTCGTTCCGGTTTGTAATCGAAATGAGTTTGTTTTCCTTGCTTCATGTACACCCGTTGTTTTAccagaaacgagagaaagtaTTGTGCAGGGcgcaacaaatattttcactaCCATTCATTCTATGGATATGAAATATCTTCATATCGATAaaac ggcTGAAAGTCATTTGGAATATACTCGTAATGAATTAGTAAACATGTCatggtataatttattacattggGATTCGATACGAACAGCATATTGCAAACATCAAACtg TTATTCAATCTGATCAAGAACGATCTGCAACTGCATTATTGAGACTGCAAAATCGTTCCGGACGATGGTTCTGGGTACACTGTGTTTTACAAGTCAAAGATACTTCCGAAGAATGTCAACATCCTATCATTGTATGTACGAATCAAGTTTTGAG tgATAGAGAAGCGGAAGTAATGCGTTCAAGTTCCTGGTTGTACCAGTATTCATCTCAAACTAAATTTACTTACACCATCTGCTCCGGGAATCAAAACCGCGGTGTGCCATATGCTACTGGGAGCCAAAGTAATCAGCAGCAAGATTACACTCGTTCCTTATCCCACGCACATAATAATGACACGCAACACTCTCCTGATATACGAAATTCTGAACAAGATTTGCACAATTCATCGAAACCACAATTAAAGGATTATGCAACAAGAAATCTACGAGAAGATGCAGAACCAGTTGATATGTCGATTAGCAGTAGCGAACATGAGAATAGAAATGTACATGTAAATGTACAACATAGCCATTATGCACTTGGTCAATTTACAGATAGGTACAAAACCCaccataaaaattcattaaatttgagCGGTTATCgtgcaaaatttattcaatgtcACAATCAATATAATGTGGATACATTGTCGCCTAAGTATTATATCACAGACTTAGATAAAGAATATTGTTGTAACGATAGAAATAACAGTCATAAAAGACTTTCGGGTAAGACATTGTCAACATCCACAGCGACGGGATCGACAACTGATCCTTCTGAATTATCTATGGAACATTGGAACTCGAGTCCAGTTTGGTCAGATACTCTGCAAAGGGTACCAGATGTTGTTCATCAAGAACTTAGTCCATATGTAGCTACACCAACTACACCGGTTGACACTCCAGATTCCGAACTACATGCAGAAAcaccaatttttaattttgattgggCGACAGAACAGCATGTGCCCAATTTGAAGATTACATTTCGTAGTTCAAATCAGGGGCTTAGGAAAGTTCAAGATGTTCAACCAATCACGTTACAGTTACCACGGAAAAAGAGCCAGTCAATGAATGATTCTAAAGACTTTCCTAAATAA